The genomic DNA GGTCGGCGAGACGAACCGGACCGGAGCCTCCAGCGTCTCTGCCAGATCGGCCACAAGCGCCGCAGGTCCCTCCCCGGCCAATGCGGTTGCGAAACGGCGGGCGGCCCTGCTCGCCCGGGTCAGCTCTCGGTTGGTCTCGGCCTCACGCATCCGGGTGAAGGCATCGACGACGGCGACGAACGGAACCGGCTCGGGCACGCCGAACAGCGCCAGCCCGGCCTCCTGCGCGGCGGCGACGAGCATCGGCGGAACCTGCTGCCACGGCAGGTCGGAGCCCAGTCCGATGCCGAGCGCGTGCACGCCGACAGCTTTGAGGCGGCGCACATAGTCCCCGACCGTGTCCCCGCCGAGGTCCTGACCGACCCCGATCGTCAACAGCACCTCACCGCCGGCAAGCCATTCGTCGACCTCCGGCAGCTCCGAGGAATGCACGATCGTGACGTTCTGCTCCGCTGCGGTGGGCGAATCGACGATGACTTCGAGCGCGAGTTCTGCGCGTGACCAGATCTGTTCCAAGGTGACCATGCACCCGATTCTATCCATTCTGGACAGTAGTGGTTTCAATTGCTCCTTGATGGATATCGGTGTTGTGTGACCCACGTCCTAGGCTGAGGGCATCACCTCCGGCCCGTTCGGGTCGGGTCAGCCGCTACGACGAAGGAGCAAGCCAGTGACGTCTCAGCCGCTCGGCCCAGCCGACTACAGCAAGACACCCCGCTACGCAGGACCCCCGACGTTCGGACTGCTGCCGCGCATCGACGAAGTCGAAGCCGAGCGTCCCGGCGAGAAGATCGACGTCAAGGTCATCGGCATTCCCTTCGACGCCGGCGTCAGCTACCGTCCCGGTGCCCGCTTCGGACCTGCTCACATCCGCCAGTCCTCGAAGCTGCTGCGCCCCTACAACCAGGCCACGAACGTCCACCCGTTCACCGGGCAGCAGGTCGCCGACTGCGGTGACCTCGGCGTCAATCCCTTCGACATCGAAGAGGCCATCACCACCGTCGAGGCCAACGCCGACGCCATGCGCGCCGACGGGGCCAAGCTGCTCACCCTCGGCGGGGATCACACCCTGGCCCTGCCGAACCTGCGCTCCCTGCACAAGACGCACGGCAAGATCGCCGTCCTCCACTTCGATGCGCACCTGGACACCTGGGACACCTACTTCGGTGCGCCCTACACCCACGGCACTCCCTTCCGCCGCGCCAGCGAAGAGGGCCTCATCGACATGACCGCTTCGATGCACATCGGCATCCGCGGTCCCCTCTATGGGAAGAAGGACCTCGAGGATGATGAGGTGCTCGGCTTCCAGATCATCCGCAGCGACGAATACCAGTTCACCTCCGTCCAGGACGTCGTCGCCCGAATGCGGGGTCGCCTCGGCGACGCTCCGGTCTACCTGTCCGTCGACATCGACGTCCTCGATCCGGCGGCCGCACCCGGCACCGGCACCCCCGAGGCAGGTGGAATGACCAGCCGTGAGCTGCTCAACTCGATCCGCGGACTCCAGGGCCTCAATGTCGTCGGCGCCGAAATCGTCGAAGTCGCCCCCGCCTACGACCACGCCGAAGTCACCGGACTCGCCGCCGCTCATGTCGGCTACGAGGTCCTGTCCCTCTGGGCGGCGGAGAACAACGGAGTCACCGCTCCCTCCGGCCCGTCCGGCAACGCCCTCGGAGTCTGAGCATGAGCACCGAAACGAATGTCCGCAATGGCGGCCGTGCGGTCGTGGCGACCCTGGCCGCCCACGGAGTCGACACGATCTTCGGCATCCCCGGCACGCACAACCTCGAGTTCTACCGGCATCTGCCGGAGTTCGGGATCCGCGCCGTGACTCCCCGCCACGAGCAGGGAGCAGGCTACGGTGCCGACGGGTACTTCCTCGTCTCCGGCAAACCCGGGGTCGTCATCACGACCTCGGGGCCGGGGCTGACGAACGTCATCACCGCCGCCGCGACCGCCTATGCCGAGTCCCGACCGATGCTCATCCTCTCTCCCGGTGTGCCCACCGGGTTCGAGCGCGCCGACGTCGGCATGCTGCACGAGACGAAGGACTCCTCCGGTGCGGTGGGCCACCTCCTCGTGTCCTCCCAGCGCACCCGCACCGCAGAAGGTGCTGCGCAGGCCGTCGCCGAGGCGTTCGCCATGTTCGACTCGGCCCGTCCCGGGCCCGTGCACATCGAGGTTCCCCTCGACGTTCTCGAGGGACCCTGGAACGGCAGCGTTCCGGTCCCGTTCGCGGGTCGCCGCCCCGGGCTCGATGACCATGTCGTGGCCCGTGCTGCCGAGGCGATCCGAGCGGCGAAGCGTCCGCTGGTCGTCGCCGGCGGCGGTGCCCGGGGCGCCCACGCGAAGGTGGCCCGCCTCATCGAGGCCCTCGACGCTCCCCTGGCGACGACAGCCAACGGCAAGGGCATCGTGTCCGAGACGCATCCGCTCTCGCTCGGTTCGAATGTGCGCTTCCCCAGCGTGCAGGCCGAATCCGCGGCAGCCGATGTGCTCATCGTGCTCGGCTCAGAATTGGCTGACTCCGACCTGTGGGGCGGGGTCATCGGTGCGCAGACGAGCATCGGTGTGCGTGATGAGTCTGCCGGGCAGACCGTCATCCGCTGCGATATCGACCCCGACCAGCTGAACAAGAACCTGCCCGGGGACATCCTCGCCTGCGCGGACACTGGCGAGTTCCTCACCGCGCTCATGAGCGCGCTCGGAATCGGAAACGACGGTGCCGCCTCGGCGAGCGTTGATGGAACGGATTCGTCCGAACGACACGGATCGGCCGCCTCGGCGAAGGAATCCGGGGCCGATCGGGTCGCCCGGATCCGGGAGAGCTGGGCCACCGATTTCGACTTCGACGCGATCGGCGCCCGGGTCACCCGGCTCGTCGAAGAGGGAGCGGGATCGACCGTCGTCGTCTCCGGTGACTCCTCGCAGGTCACCTACGACGGCACAGTGCACGCGCTGACGGCGAGCACACCCGACCAGCTGCTCTACATGCCGGGATTCGCCACCCTGGGCTACGGCATTCCCGCGGCCCTCGGAGCGAAGGTCGCCGATCCTGCGCGACCGGTCGTGTGCATCCTCGGCGATGGTGCGGCCATGTTCTCCATCCAGGAACTCATGACCGCTGCCGAGCTGGGACTGGGCATCCCCTTCGTCGTCGTCGACAACGGCGGATATGCGGAGATCGAGGGTCAGATGGTCGACCGCGATATCGAACCCTTCGCTGTCAGGCTCGCCCGACCCGACTTCGCGAAACTCGGCGAATCCATGGGTGGGGCCGGGGTGACGATCGCCGAGGCGGACATCGATTCCGCTCTGCCGCGGGCCATCGCCGAGGCGCTCGATCGCTCCGTGCCCACCGCCATCCACATCACCGTCGGTCACTGAGCCGATCCAACAGAAAGGGTCGCTGTGGACTCTTTGGTAGTCATCATCTATCTCGCCGCCATGGTGGGATTCGGAGTCTGGGGCCGCTTCAAGGCCCATAACCAGGAGGACTTCCTGGTCGCAGGACGCCGCCTCGGCGGACTGCTGTACACCGGCACGATGTCGGCCGTCGTCCTCGGCGGCGCGTCGACGATCGGCGGTGTGGGCCTGGGCTACACGGCCGGGCTGTCGGGAATGTGGCTCGTGTTCGCGATCGGCTTGGGCATCATCGCGCTCTCGCTGTTCTTCGCTCCGAAGATTCAGAAGCTCGAGATCTACACGGTCTCGCAGATGCTTGAACTCCGCTACGGCAAGGGTTCCCGCTTCGTCTCCGGAGCGATCATGACCGCCTACGGTCTGATGATCTCGACGACGTCGGCGGTCGCCTACGCCACGGTCTTCCATACCCTGTTCGATCTCAACAAAGTGTGGTCGGTGCTCATCGGCGGCGGCATCGTCATCCTCTATTCGATGCTCGGCGGCATGTGGTCGATCACGCTGACGGACTTCGTCCAGTTCTTCATTCAGACGATCGGCATCTTCCTCATCATGCTGCCGCTCGTGCTCTCGAAGTCCGGAGGCGTCTCCGAGCTGTTCTCTTCGCTGCCCGAATCGCACACTTCACCGGTGGGCATCGGGTGGGAGGCGATCCTCGGCTACATCCTCATCTACACCCTCGGTCTGCTCATCGGACAGGACATCTGGCAACGCGTATTCACCGCACGCAGCCCGGGTGTGGCCAGGTGGGGCGGTTTCTCCGCCGGGGTCTACTGCCTGCTCTATGCCGTCGCCGGTGCGCTCATCGGCATGGCCGCGACGAAGATCGTGCCTGGCATCGAGGTCCAGGACGATGTGTTCGTCGCCGTCGTAGATGCTTCGATGTCTCCGGTCCTCGCCGGAATTGTGCTCGCTGCGGCTCTGGCCGCGATGATGTCGACGGCCTCGGGTTCGCTCATGGCCGCCTCGACCGTCTGCCGCCAGGACATCGTCGAACCGTTCCTCACCCGCAAGGACATCGTTCCTGAAGGCGGCGTCGGTGCGGGAGCCGGTGCGAAGGATACGGCGACGGATGGTGCGGACGCCTCGGCGAGTGCGTCCGGCATTTCCGGCTCGGAATCCGGTTCTCACTCGGGTTCCGGCGCGAAGTCGACGCTCGTGCGGTCGCTGGTCCGCGAGACCGGAGATGAGGTGCGCGACTCGCGCATCTACCTCATCGTGCTCGGCGTCGTGACTTTGGCGCTCGCGATGATCATGCCCAGCGTCGTCGAGGCGCTGACCGTGGCCTACAACCTGCTGGTGGCCGGTCTGTTCATCCCGATCCTCGGCGGTCTCGTGTTCAAGCGGGGAACGATCGTCGGCGTCATGGCCGGCATGATCCTCGGTGCCGTGACCACAGTGGTCGTCATGATCGTCGTGGATATCTACGCCAACGAGGCCATCTACCTGGGCCTCATCGCCTCACTGGTCGGCTACCTCGTCGGTTCCTTCGCGTCGAAGCCGACCTCGCCCGAGGTCATGGCCGCCTGGAAGGAACGCATCACCCGCTAATTACTACCTGACGGCGGCCCAGCAACCTCGCGCGAGGTTGCTGGGCCGCCGTCAGGTAGTTCTGGTGGGTGAGGTCTGTGCGGGAGGACCCCGACTTGGTGCCTCAGACCACAGTCGCTTATATTCGAAGAGTCAGGCTGAGCCGCTCTCAAGTACGCCGGAAACCGGCGAGTGGGACGAGCACACATCAGCCGGTGCTCGAAAAAGGAGCACGAAGCCGCAAACCGCGCGTGTGAGACATATATGGATCCCTCGTTTCCATATCTCATTCGCGAAAGGCCTGCCATGGCTCATACCTCCGCGCACGTCGCGCACACCCTTGCCGCCCACATCGACGAGGTCTTCGGCCTCATGGGCAACGGCAATGCCTACTTCCTCGACGCCCTGCTGCGTGACACCTCGGCAACCTACACCGCCGTCCGCCACGAAGCCGGTGCCGTCGTCGCCGCCGACGCCCACTTCCGCACCTCCGGGCGGATCGCCGCGGCCACCACCACGTATGGTGCCGGGTTCACGAATACGCTCACCGCCCTCGCCGAGGCGGCACAAGCCCGGGTTCCCCTCGTCCTCGTTGTCGGGGATGAGCCCACATCCGGGCCCCGACCATGGGACGTGGACCAGATCGCCATGGCCTCCGCCGTGGGTGTGCGCACCTACACCGTCGGTCGGGTCGATGCCGCCGCAGCCACCGTGACCGCGATCGAGCATGCGCTTACCTATCGACTGCCCGT from Brevibacterium sp. JSBI002 includes the following:
- the speB gene encoding agmatinase codes for the protein MTSQPLGPADYSKTPRYAGPPTFGLLPRIDEVEAERPGEKIDVKVIGIPFDAGVSYRPGARFGPAHIRQSSKLLRPYNQATNVHPFTGQQVADCGDLGVNPFDIEEAITTVEANADAMRADGAKLLTLGGDHTLALPNLRSLHKTHGKIAVLHFDAHLDTWDTYFGAPYTHGTPFRRASEEGLIDMTASMHIGIRGPLYGKKDLEDDEVLGFQIIRSDEYQFTSVQDVVARMRGRLGDAPVYLSVDIDVLDPAAAPGTGTPEAGGMTSRELLNSIRGLQGLNVVGAEIVEVAPAYDHAEVTGLAAAHVGYEVLSLWAAENNGVTAPSGPSGNALGV
- a CDS encoding thiamine pyrophosphate-binding protein → MSTETNVRNGGRAVVATLAAHGVDTIFGIPGTHNLEFYRHLPEFGIRAVTPRHEQGAGYGADGYFLVSGKPGVVITTSGPGLTNVITAAATAYAESRPMLILSPGVPTGFERADVGMLHETKDSSGAVGHLLVSSQRTRTAEGAAQAVAEAFAMFDSARPGPVHIEVPLDVLEGPWNGSVPVPFAGRRPGLDDHVVARAAEAIRAAKRPLVVAGGGARGAHAKVARLIEALDAPLATTANGKGIVSETHPLSLGSNVRFPSVQAESAAADVLIVLGSELADSDLWGGVIGAQTSIGVRDESAGQTVIRCDIDPDQLNKNLPGDILACADTGEFLTALMSALGIGNDGAASASVDGTDSSERHGSAASAKESGADRVARIRESWATDFDFDAIGARVTRLVEEGAGSTVVVSGDSSQVTYDGTVHALTASTPDQLLYMPGFATLGYGIPAALGAKVADPARPVVCILGDGAAMFSIQELMTAAELGLGIPFVVVDNGGYAEIEGQMVDRDIEPFAVRLARPDFAKLGESMGGAGVTIAEADIDSALPRAIAEALDRSVPTAIHITVGH
- a CDS encoding sodium:solute symporter; the protein is MDSLVVIIYLAAMVGFGVWGRFKAHNQEDFLVAGRRLGGLLYTGTMSAVVLGGASTIGGVGLGYTAGLSGMWLVFAIGLGIIALSLFFAPKIQKLEIYTVSQMLELRYGKGSRFVSGAIMTAYGLMISTTSAVAYATVFHTLFDLNKVWSVLIGGGIVILYSMLGGMWSITLTDFVQFFIQTIGIFLIMLPLVLSKSGGVSELFSSLPESHTSPVGIGWEAILGYILIYTLGLLIGQDIWQRVFTARSPGVARWGGFSAGVYCLLYAVAGALIGMAATKIVPGIEVQDDVFVAVVDASMSPVLAGIVLAAALAAMMSTASGSLMAASTVCRQDIVEPFLTRKDIVPEGGVGAGAGAKDTATDGADASASASGISGSESGSHSGSGAKSTLVRSLVRETGDEVRDSRIYLIVLGVVTLALAMIMPSVVEALTVAYNLLVAGLFIPILGGLVFKRGTIVGVMAGMILGAVTTVVVMIVVDIYANEAIYLGLIASLVGYLVGSFASKPTSPEVMAAWKERITR